The following coding sequences lie in one Arabidopsis thaliana chromosome 3, partial sequence genomic window:
- a CDS encoding Helicase/SANT-associated, DNA binding protein (Helicase/SANT-associated, DNA binding protein; FUNCTIONS IN: DNA binding; LOCATED IN: apoplast; EXPRESSED IN: male gametophyte, cultured cell, pollen tube; EXPRESSED DURING: M germinated pollen stage; CONTAINS InterPro DOMAIN/s: SANT, DNA-binding (InterPro:IPR001005), HSA (InterPro:IPR006562), Homeodomain-like (InterPro:IPR009057), HAS subgroup (InterPro:IPR013999), Helicase/SANT-associated, DNA binding (InterPro:IPR014012), MYB-like (InterPro:IPR017877); BEST Arabidopsis thaliana protein match is: Helicase/SANT-associated, DNA binding protein (TAIR:AT3G24880.1); Has 9846 Blast hits to 7198 proteins in 452 species: Archae - 0; Bacteria - 514; Metazoa - 4085; Fungi - 1476; Plants - 1172; Viruses - 23; Other Eukaryotes - 2576 (source: NCBI BLink).): MHGSVSGYLLVNAEVDSMGGVIDSGGGIGVKTSPRRTAIEKAQAELRQEYDVREERRRELEFLEKGGNPLDFKFGIATSHSVQSTSLTDQQAEHFVNSEVKDSFALTASPHGDSVESSGRPGVPTISEPNTADNLLLFDSENKSVEGERNLRHPNRQNRTSESERSSKAHTNQNTKETEDSAIFRPYARRNRSKISRDPARSSSTDLVQNRGGLATSISIRRGSVEGKGCIPEAANQKDMHTTSVSCPVFANSNGNIVPKNRVSSNSLNTKVDGEPVVRESTAGSKTSLLKDEADISYSKSSAYLPVGESGLAGEKAQLVSTGGSPKAATIAGQKNSSTQLNGLRDSTVEEESLTNRGATGTNGLESESSHANNVEVNVDNERDLYKVDKLDSDEISMQKTLRVEGLLDQTVGEMTKTKIEDETGQSTTIISECIPECEMQMKSVKIENQSHRSTAEMQTKEKSSETEKRLQDGLVVLENDSKVGSILSENPSSTLCSGIPQASVDTSSCTVGNSLLSGTDIEALKHQPSSDAVMLDTVKEDAILEEARIIQAKKKRIAELSCGTAPVEVREKSQWDFVLEEMAWLANDFAQERLWKMTAATQICHRVALTCQLRFEERNQHRKLKKIASVLSYAILQFWSSVEAEVPGELEETSLGIVKETCQESNCLNGIRCLAAGVKEYASRFLKYNNSSISYHSAALSTPDNMCDPEILDISMVDQLTEASLFYSVPSGAMEVYLKSIESHLTRCEKSGSSMQEEVDTSAYDTAGDIGYNVTAFDEDEGETSTYYLPGAFESSRSFNISHKKRKNLMKSHSARSYDLGDDLPYVNNTGGSNSSSLIVKRPDSNINAGSVPTRRVRTASRHRVVSPFGCATTGNLPVPSKTDASSGDTSSFQDEYSSLHGGSAVQKGTEVESSVNFEKLLPYDMAETSGKPKKKKKTHQGSAYDQTWHLNPSVHVEQKDHWKKRPENNFDMNGLYGPHSAKKQKTTKQLVENNFDMAIPHTGSIPSPAASQMSNMSNPNKSIKFIGGRDRGRKIKGLKISPGQHGSGNPWSLFEDQALVVLVHDMGPNWELISDAMNSTLKIKYIYRNPTECKDRHKILMDKTAGDGADSAEDSGNSQSYPSTLPGIPKGSARQLFQRLQGPMEEDTLKSHFEKICLIGKKLHYRKTQNDGRDPKQIVPVHNSQVMALSQVFPNNLNGGVLTPLDVCDASTSGQDVFSLENPGLPMLNQGTPVLPTSGAHPSTPGSSGVVLSNNLPTTSGLQSASVRDGRFNVPRGSLPLDEQHRLQQFNQTLSGRNLQQPSLSTPAAVSGSDRGHRMVPGGNAMGVSGMNRNTPMSRPGFQGMASAAMPNTGNMHTSGMVGIPNTGNIHSGGGASQGNSMIRPREAVQHMMRMQAAQGNSPGIPAFSNLSSGFTNQTTPVQAYPGHLSQQHQMSPQSHVLGNSHHPHLQSPSQATGAQQEAFAIRQRQIHQRYLQQQQQQFPASGSMMPHVQQPQGSSVSSSSQNSPQTQPPVSPQPLSMPPVSPSPNINAMAQQKPQKSQLALHGLGRSPQSGTSGVNNQAGKQRQRQLQQSARQHPHQRQPTQGQQLNKQLKGMGRGNMIHQNITVDQSHLNGLTMPQGNQATEKGEIAVSVRPDQQSSVGTTTSTDLQSKPFVSPLSSNHSQQLPKSFPGALSPSPQQQMQLHSDNSIQGQSSPATPCNILSTSSLSIAPAVAPSNHQHLLIHQKQRNQVQSTAQRVVQHNHLGNSELSKKSQAECMPRVPQSVTNTTQTASMGTTKGMPQASNDLKNIKAVGSTAVPALEPPSCVASVQSTASKVVNNSNTDSAGNDPVSTPNQGLAQKHGIKGVTQRQQQSLPSEEKRPKLPEKPTVQNQKHLASEEQPHLEEAQELSSSKPPDTKVE, encoded by the exons ATGCATGGAAGCGTTTCAGGATATCTTCTAGTAAATGCTGAGGTTGATTCCATGGGAGGAGTTATCGATAGTGGAGGTGGTATTGGTGTTAAAACATCTCCGCGCCGAACAGCTATTGAGAAGGCTCAAGCGGAGCTAAG GCAAGAGTATGATGTTCGTGAGGAAAGGAGGAGAGAATTGGAGTTTCTAGAGAAA GGCGGTAATCCCTTGGATTTCAAGTTTGGTATTGCAACTTCACATAGCGTCCAATCTACATCACTCACAGATCAGCAAGCAGAGCATTTTGTAAACAG TGAAGTCAAAGATAGTTTTGCCCTGACTGCCTCACCACATGGTGACTCGGTGGAGAGTAGCGGTAGACCTGGAGTTCCTACAATTTCTGAACCCAATACAGCAGATAATCTTTTACTGTTTGATTCTGAAAACAAGTCAGTTGAAGGGGAAAGAAATTTGAGACATCCTAATAGGCAAAACAGAACTTCTGAGTCAGAACGATCTTCCAAAGCACACACCAACCAGAAtaccaaagaaacagaagattcTGCCATCTTTCGCCCGTATGCTCGGAGGAACAGATCGAAGATAAGTCGGGATCCAGCACGGTCAAGCTCTACGGATTTAGTTCAGAATCGTGGTGGTCTTGCAACGTCTATATCTATTCGCAGAGGATCAGTGGAAGGAAAGGGTTGCATTCCCGAAGCAGCCAATCAAAAGGATATGCATACAACTTCTGTATCTTGTCCAGTATTTGCAAATTCAAATGGTAATATCGTTCCGAAAAATAGAGTTTCCAGCAATTCGCTGAATACTAAGGTGGATGGTGAACCTGTTGTACGAGAGAGTACTGCTGGATCCAAGACTAGTCTATTGAAAGATGAAGCCGACATTTCGTATAGTAAAAGCTCTGCATATTTGCCAGTTGGAGAGTCTGGCCTTGCTGGGGAGAAGGCACAACTAGTTTCGACTGGTGGTTCTCCCAAAGCTGCAACAATAGCTGGCCAGAAAAATAGTTCTACCCAACTGAATGGCCTAAGAGATTCCACGGTAGAGGAAGAAAGCTTAACAAATAGAGGAGCTACAGGGACTAATGGGTTAGAGTCAGAGTCTTCTCATGCGAACAACGTAGAAGTAAATGTAGATAATGAAAGAGATCTTTATAAAGTGGACAAACTTGACTCTGATGAAATCTCTATGCAGAAGACTTTGAGAGTAGAGGGGTTACTAGATCAAACAGTTGGTGAAATGACCAAAACTAAGATTGAAGATGAGACAGGTCAATCTACCACCATTATCAGTGAGTGCATTCCTGAATGTGAAATGCAGATGAAATCggttaaaattgaaaatcaaagtCACAGAAGTACAGCTGAGATGCAAACTAAGGAGAAAAGTTCCGAGACTGAGAAAAGGCTTCAAGATGGGTTGGTTGTACTCGAAAATGACAGTAAAGTTGGTAGTATTTTATCTGAAAATCCTAGCAGCACGTTGTGCTCTGGAATTCCTCAGGCATCTGTAGACACAAGTTCTTGCACAGTTGGCAATAGTTTATTGTCAGGAACTGACATTGAAGCATTAAAACATCAGCCGAGCTCAGATGCAGTTATGTTAGATACTGTCAAGGAGGACGCTATTCTTGAGGAGGCCCGGATTATAcag gcaaagaaaaaaagaattgccGAATTATCTTGTGGTACTGCACCAGTGGAGGTCCGTGAGAAATCTCAATGGGATTTTGTCCTCGAAGAAATGGCATGGCTGGCAAATGATTTTGCGCAG GAGCGCCTTTGGAAAATGACTGCTGCCACACAAATTTGCCATCGAGTTGCTTTGACTTGTCAGTTGAGATTTGAGGAACGAAATCAGCACAGAAAGCTGAAAAAAATAGCTTCAGTCCTATCTTATGCTATTTTACAATTCTGGAGTTCTGTGGAGGCCGAGGTTCCTGGGGAGCTGGAGGAGACGAGCTTGGGAATTGTTAAG GAGACCTGCCAAGAATCTAATTGTTTGAATGGCATAAGATGTTTAGCTGCGGGTGTCAAGGAATATGCAAGTAGATTTTTGAAGTACAACAACTCTTCCATCTCCTATCATTCAGCTGCACTGTCAACACCTGACAATATGTGCGACCCAGAAATATTGGATATATCTATGGTTGATCAGCTTACAGAA GCAAGCCTCTTTTATTCAGTTCCATCTGGTGCAATGGAGGTGTACCTTAAGTCCATTGAGTCGCATCTTACACGTTGTGAG AAGTCTGGAAGTAGCATGCAGGAGGAGGTTGATACATCAGCCTATGATACTGCTGGAG ATATAGGATATAATGTTACTGCGTTCGATGAGGATGAAGGAGAAACAAGTACCTATTATCTTCCGGGAGCTTTCGAGTCTAGCAGATCATTTAATATAAGccacaaaaaaaggaagaatctGATGAAGTCTCATTCTGCCCGGTCATATGATCTTGGGGACGATTTACCATACGTCAACAACACAGGTGGCTCTAACTCATCAAGTTTGATAGTAAAAAGGCCTGACAGTAATATTAATGCCGGCTCAGTTCCGACAAGGCGAGTGCGCACTGCTTCCAGGCATAGGGTTGTGAGTCCTTTTGGGTGTGCTACTACTGGGAATTTACCAGTGCCCTCGAAGACAGATGCGTCTAGTGGGGATACTAGTTCTTTCCAGGATGAGTATAGTAGTTTGCATGGTGGATCGGCAGTCCAAAAAGGCACAGAGGTTGAGTCAAGTGTTAATTTTGAAAAGCTGTTACCTTATGACATGGCTGAAACCTCAGGAAaacctaaaaagaaaaagaagactcATCAG GGCTCCGCATATGACCAAACTTGGCATCTCAATCCGTCAGTCCATGTTGAACAG AAGGACCACTGGAAGAAGCGACCAGAGAATAATTTCGATATGAATG gtCTGTATGGTCCTCATAGtgcaaagaagcaaaagaccACCAAGCAATTGGTAGAGAATAATTTTGATATGGCTATTCCTCACACTGGATCGATTCCTTCTCCGGCTGCTTCCCAGATGAGCAATATGTCCAACCCCAACAAATCTATCAAATTTATTGGAGGTCGTGATAGGGGCAGAAAAATAAAAGGCCTGAAG aTTTCTCCTGGTCAGCATGGTTCTGGAAATCCATGGTCACTATTTGAGGATCAG GCGCTTGTTGTCCTGGTGCATGATATGGGGCCTAACTGGGAGCTCATTAGTGATGCAATGAACAGCACTCTTAAAATTAAG TATATATATCGCAATCCGACTGAGTGCAAGGACCGGCATAAGATTCTGATGGATAAAACTGCTGGTGATGGGGCTGATAGTGCAGAAGATTCAGGGAATTCTCAGTCTTATCCATCCACTTTGCCTGGCATACCAAAG GGAAGTGCGAGACAGTTGTTTCAACGACTGCAAGGGCCAATGGAGGAAGATACCCTGAAGTCTCATTTTGAGAAGATTTGTTTGATTGGGAAGAAATTACATTATAGAAAGACACAG AACGATGGTCGGGATCCCAAGCAAATAGTACCAGTTCACAATTCACAAGTCATGGCTCTCTCTCAAGTATTCCCGAATAATCTGAATGGAGGTGTTCTTAC GCCCCTTGATGTCTGTGACGCATCAACTTCAGGTCAAGATGTATTTTCACTTGAAAATCCAGGTCTTCCAATGTTGAATCAGGGAACGCCAGTGCTCCCTACTTCTGGAGCACATCCATCCACTCCTGGATCATCTGGTGTTGTTCTGAGCAACAATTTGCCAACCACATCTGGCCTACAGAGTGCTTCTGTCAG ggATGGTAGATTCAATGTTCCTAGAGGGTCTTTGCCACTTGATGAACAACACCGACTACAACAATTTAATCAAACGTTATCTGGTAGAAACCTGCAGCAGCCCTCCTTATCAACTCCTGCAGCTGTCTCAGGATCTGATCGTGGACATCGCATGGTTCCTGGTGGAAATGCTATGGGTGTAAGTGGAATGAACAGGAACACACCCATGTCAAGGCCTGGTTTTCAAGGGATGGCCTCAGCAGCAATGCCAAATACTGGTAATATGCATACCTCTGGCATGGTAGGAATTCCAAACACTGGAAATATTCATTCCGGAGGAGGAGCTTCTCAAGGAAACTCCATGATCAGGCCTCGTGAAGCTGTGCAGCATATGATGCGG ATGCAGGCTGCTCAAGGGAACAGTCCGGGGATCCCAGCTTTCAGTAATTTGAGTTCTGGATTTACCAACCAGACAACTCCTGTTCAGGCGTACCCAGGCCATCTTTCCCAGCAGCATCAGATGTCACCGCAGTCACATGTGCTTGGCAACTCGCATCATCCTCATCTCCAGAGCCCAAGTCAAGCCACTGGGGCACAGCAGGAAGCATTTGCTATCCGTCAAAGACAAATTCACCAGAGGTATTtgcagcaacagcaacagcagTTTCCAGCATCTGGTTCTATGATGCCACATGTACAACAACCTCAGGgctcttctgtttcttcttcttcacaaaacaGTCCTCAGACTCAACCACCTGTTTCGCCCCAGCCATTATCCATGCCCCCGGTGTCGCCCTCTCCTAATATTAATGCTATGGCACAACAGAAACCTCAAAAATCTCAGTTGGCGCTTCATGGTTTGGGTAGGAGTCCTCAGTCTGGTACTTCTGGAGTGAACAATCAAGCTGGAAAACAAAGGCAGCGACAACTTCAGCAGTCTGCAAGACAGCATCCACACCAGCGGCAGCCAACACAAGGTCAACAGCTGAATAAACAACTGAAGGGGATGGGTAGAGGCAACATGATCCATCAGAACATCACTGTCGATCAGTCACACCTGAATGGCCTTACCATGCCCCAAGGAAATCAAGCTACCGAAAAAGGAGAGATAGCGGTTTCAGTTAGGCCTGATCAGCAGTCTAGTGTGGGGACTACCACGAGCACGGATCTGCAGTCTAAACCATTTGTTTCTCCCTTGTCTTCAAATCATTCACAGCAACTGCCAAAATCATTCCCTGGTGCTTTGTCTCCATCCCCTCAACAACAGATGCAATTACATTCAGACAATAGCATCCAAGGCCAGAGCTCACCTGCGACCCCATGTAATATTTTATCCACCTCTAGCCTGTCAATTGCACCAGCGGTTGCACCTTCTAACCATCAGCATTTGTTGATACACCAAAAGCAGCGCAATCAAGTGCAATCAACAGCTCAGAGAGTTGTTCAACATAATCATCTAGGGAACTCTGAGTTATCAAAGAAGTCCCAAGCTGAATGTATGCCACGTGTTCCACAGTCTGTAACCAATACCACCCAAACTGCTAGTATGGGTACGACCAAGGGTATGCCTCAAGCGAGTAATgatttgaaaaacataaaagcagTTGGTTCTACTGCGGTGCCTGCTTTGGAACCTCCATCTTGTGTTGCTTCTGTGCAAAGCACTGCTTCGAAAGTAGTAAACAATTCCAATACAGATTCAGCAGGAAATGATCCAGTATCAACACCGAACCAAGGACTAGCTCAAAAGCACGGGATCAAGGGCGTTACACAGAGACAACAACAGTCTCTACCTTCAGAAGAAAAGAGACCGAAATTGCCAGAGAAGCCGACTGtacaaaatcagaaacacCTTGCTTCTGAGGAGCAGCCTCATTTAGAAGAAGCACAAGAATTATCATCTTCCAAGCCTCCTGATACAAAAGTGGAATGA